A section of the Methanocaldococcus sp. FS406-22 genome encodes:
- a CDS encoding sugar phosphate isomerase/epimerase: MKIGVSTLFFWEYPMVEIFDIFRDIGIKCMEFFPENPDFWDNRFDLDYIADLRKEFLKFDVALHNPHIELNPSSINPYIREAVIKETLWSIELAKFYRCKLITIHPGKRPTNRPPTDEEYEAFFKYLDKTLEVAINKNITICLENMPERINRIGWNPEEMEWILKKYDGLLYMTLDFAHAKEHMEEFFERVIDYIKHTHISGVVNRKDHFPLRKSEIDFTPYIKALLDYGYDGMFNLELDDRRLGKNPVTKEEKIEEIIKDIEFLESII, encoded by the coding sequence ATGAAAATAGGAGTCTCAACGTTATTTTTTTGGGAGTATCCAATGGTTGAGATTTTTGATATATTTCGGGATATTGGGATTAAATGCATGGAATTTTTTCCTGAAAATCCTGATTTTTGGGATAATAGGTTTGATTTGGATTATATTGCCGATTTAAGAAAAGAATTCTTAAAATTTGATGTTGCTTTACATAATCCCCATATTGAGCTAAACCCTTCATCAATAAACCCATATATCAGAGAGGCAGTTATAAAAGAGACGCTTTGGAGCATTGAGCTGGCTAAATTTTATAGATGTAAGTTAATAACCATACACCCGGGAAAAAGACCAACAAATAGGCCGCCAACAGATGAAGAGTATGAGGCATTTTTTAAATATTTGGATAAAACATTAGAGGTAGCTATTAATAAAAATATAACAATCTGTCTGGAAAATATGCCAGAAAGAATTAATAGAATTGGCTGGAATCCAGAAGAGATGGAATGGATTCTAAAAAAATACGATGGATTGTTATATATGACTTTGGATTTTGCACATGCTAAAGAACATATGGAAGAGTTTTTTGAGAGGGTTATTGATTATATAAAGCACACCCATATATCTGGAGTTGTTAATAGAAAAGACCACTTTCCACTAAGAAAATCAGAAATTGACTTCACTCCATATATAAAGGCTCTTTTAGATTATGGATACGATGGAATGTTTAACTTAGAGCTTGATGATAGGAGATTGGGAAAAAATCCAGTAACAAAAGAAGAGAAAATAGAAGAAATAATAAAAGATATCGAATTCTTAGAGAGCATTATTTAG
- a CDS encoding aldehyde ferredoxin oxidoreductase N-terminal domain-containing protein, producing the protein MKNVLINASTKKFEIIEKTILPITWGLYWHNKFETWKYDIYDEKNVFCFGRGVLPVIGGHRLIFSFRSPLWDGFYFSSMGGAGYQFKSTGLNNVAIIGKCEKPSILVIENEGQLRIDFIEVKENLKTVYEVSNYILELYKDKNLRSVVVGEAAKRTNMGGLFSQTVRNGKFVEGSEDWAARGGGGSVLYRAHNIMGIAFFGDEKEDKEEKEKAKKIIENYYKKPMSKVVLEHTKKYRYDEDTKTGGTFGNNWLLYKEKVPIFNWRMPYIDIEDRKKILDKILKFYLETFNKETIEPKKWVNCGEPCPVLCKKYRNKNKVDYEPYASNGTLLGIFDLYEADRVVKTADALGFDAIEIGNLTAWVFELLDVGLLKEEELNIKKPIFDYKRVIEGDDEEIKEISKHNTEQAIKFMHNLVENSNEIYKILSLGKRKASKILNERFKSRVNKIGKNFNDLAVYVPFGDWGEIGPNLYWTPGFFMPFVIQGRYLTYYKPEFNGPERLAELVVESIKLELPIENLGICRFHRKWLKPVLNDLAKEFLGIENVVEDSIRLYRDICNYNKKLGYPPKVESERVRDLIIALAKEFGNEEWVKKLENGDVNEYIRRVLDRYSELLGIDWRIN; encoded by the coding sequence ATGAAAAATGTTCTAATAAATGCTTCAACAAAGAAGTTTGAAATCATTGAGAAAACTATTTTACCAATAACTTGGGGACTTTACTGGCATAATAAATTTGAAACTTGGAAGTATGACATCTATGATGAAAAAAACGTTTTTTGTTTTGGTAGAGGAGTTTTGCCAGTTATAGGGGGGCATAGGTTGATATTTTCCTTTAGATCTCCTCTTTGGGATGGTTTTTATTTCTCATCCATGGGAGGGGCTGGCTATCAATTCAAAAGTACTGGGTTAAATAATGTAGCAATCATTGGAAAGTGTGAGAAGCCATCTATATTGGTTATTGAGAATGAAGGACAGCTAAGAATAGATTTTATTGAAGTTAAAGAAAATCTTAAGACGGTATATGAAGTTAGTAACTATATCCTTGAACTCTACAAAGATAAAAATTTGAGGAGTGTAGTTGTTGGTGAAGCTGCAAAGAGAACAAATATGGGGGGACTTTTCTCTCAAACAGTTAGAAATGGCAAATTTGTTGAAGGCTCAGAAGATTGGGCAGCAAGAGGGGGAGGAGGTTCTGTTCTTTATAGAGCTCACAATATAATGGGCATAGCATTCTTTGGAGATGAGAAAGAAGATAAAGAGGAAAAAGAGAAAGCTAAGAAAATTATTGAAAATTATTATAAAAAACCAATGAGTAAGGTTGTTTTAGAACACACAAAAAAGTATAGATATGATGAAGATACAAAAACTGGAGGAACGTTTGGAAACAACTGGCTTTTGTATAAAGAGAAAGTTCCAATATTTAATTGGAGAATGCCATATATTGATATAGAGGATAGAAAAAAGATTTTAGATAAGATACTTAAATTTTATCTTGAAACTTTTAATAAAGAAACAATAGAGCCAAAAAAATGGGTAAACTGTGGAGAGCCATGCCCTGTTTTATGCAAAAAGTATAGAAATAAAAACAAAGTTGATTATGAACCGTATGCATCAAATGGAACTTTATTGGGAATTTTTGATTTGTATGAGGCAGATAGGGTTGTTAAAACAGCAGATGCACTTGGATTTGATGCAATAGAGATAGGTAATTTGACTGCCTGGGTTTTTGAGCTATTAGATGTTGGCTTGTTGAAAGAGGAGGAGCTAAATATAAAAAAGCCAATATTTGACTATAAAAGGGTTATAGAAGGAGATGATGAAGAGATTAAAGAGATATCCAAGCATAATACTGAACAAGCTATAAAATTTATGCATAACTTGGTAGAGAATTCAAATGAGATATATAAAATTTTATCCTTGGGTAAAAGGAAGGCATCAAAAATACTGAATGAGAGATTTAAGAGTAGAGTTAATAAGATTGGCAAGAATTTTAATGACCTTGCCGTCTATGTTCCATTTGGTGATTGGGGAGAAATTGGACCAAATCTCTATTGGACTCCGGGGTTTTTTATGCCGTTTGTGATTCAGGGGAGGTACTTAACCTACTACAAACCGGAGTTTAATGGGCCAGAGAGGTTAGCTGAGTTGGTTGTAGAGAGTATAAAGTTAGAGTTGCCAATAGAAAATCTCGGAATCTGTAGATTCCATAGAAAGTGGTTAAAGCCAGTATTAAATGATTTAGCTAAAGAATTTTTAGGTATAGAAAATGTTGTTGAAGATTCAATAAGACTCTACAGAGATATCTGCAATTATAATAAAAAGCTTGGATATCCACCAAAAGTTGAAAGTGAAAGAGTTAGGGATTTAATTATTGCCTTAGCAAAAGAGTTTGGTAATGAAGAATGGGTCAAAAAGCTTGAAAATGGAGATGTGAATGAGTATATAAGAAGAGTTTTGGATAGATATTCTGAACTCTTAGGTATCGATTGGAGAATCAACTAA
- the wtpA gene encoding tungstate ABC transporter substrate-binding protein WtpA, protein MIKKLIAISIFSILVIAGTALCGCMEQQKVEEKAGEETKPQTQSQEKIVLKIFHAGSLSVPFAEYEKMFEKEHPNIDVEREPAGSVLCVRKVIDLGERADVLALADYSLIPQMMMPKYANWYVMFARNEIVLAYTNESKYSNEINSKNWYKILERPDVKIGFSNPNDDPCGYRTQMVLQLAELYYKDPTIYDELVLKHSNIKVEENNGTYLILVPKDLEVDTNKLFVRSKETDLLAPLEAGAFDYLFIYKSVANQHHLKYIELPKEINLGYYEYADTYKKVALKIIAKNKTITAKPIVYGMTVPTNAPHKKEAIEFVKFVLEHPEVLENNGQPAISPAVAKGNVPEELKDLVKIENN, encoded by the coding sequence ATGATAAAAAAATTAATAGCAATCTCAATATTTTCAATATTAGTAATAGCGGGGACTGCCCTATGTGGATGTATGGAACAGCAAAAGGTTGAAGAAAAAGCTGGAGAAGAAACTAAACCTCAAACTCAATCACAAGAGAAAATAGTTTTAAAGATATTCCATGCTGGAAGTTTATCTGTTCCATTTGCAGAGTATGAAAAGATGTTTGAAAAAGAGCATCCAAACATTGATGTTGAAAGAGAGCCAGCTGGAAGTGTTCTCTGTGTAAGAAAAGTAATAGATTTAGGAGAAAGAGCAGATGTCTTAGCTTTAGCAGATTATTCCCTAATTCCTCAGATGATGATGCCTAAGTATGCTAATTGGTATGTTATGTTTGCAAGGAATGAGATTGTTTTAGCTTATACAAATGAGAGTAAATACAGCAATGAAATAAACTCAAAAAACTGGTATAAGATATTAGAAAGACCTGACGTTAAAATAGGTTTTTCAAATCCTAACGATGATCCATGCGGTTATAGAACCCAAATGGTCCTACAGTTGGCAGAACTCTACTACAAAGACCCAACAATCTATGATGAGCTGGTTTTAAAGCATTCAAACATAAAAGTTGAAGAGAATAATGGGACTTATTTAATATTAGTACCTAAGGATTTAGAAGTAGATACAAATAAATTGTTTGTTAGAAGTAAAGAGACAGACTTATTGGCTCCATTAGAGGCTGGAGCATTTGACTACCTATTTATCTACAAGAGTGTTGCAAATCAACACCACTTAAAGTATATTGAACTTCCAAAGGAAATTAATTTAGGATACTACGAATATGCTGACACTTACAAAAAAGTAGCTTTAAAAATTATAGCAAAGAATAAAACAATAACTGCAAAACCGATTGTTTATGGTATGACAGTTCCAACAAATGCTCCACATAAAAAAGAGGCTATAGAGTTTGTTAAGTTTGTCTTAGAACATCCAGAAGTTTTAGAAAATAACGGACAGCCAGCAATAAGTCCAGCAGTTGCTAAAGGAAATGTTCCAGAAGAGTTAAAGGATTTAGTTAAAATAGAAAACAACTAA
- a CDS encoding DUF2124 family protein, with the protein MALKLLKEENGLSPMLREFRSLVDKDIERVAFVGSIGVCQPFAELFGYAIRDKECYFIPDGNLDKVKKLVIKDVGMQMEDFKSLDKVDAVVLFGGLAMPKYGVEIDKIKELIKKLSPKKVIGVCFMSIFQKAGWDKEIDFDYLIDGFIKINIYGRD; encoded by the coding sequence ATGGCATTAAAGCTATTAAAAGAAGAGAATGGACTTTCTCCAATGCTAAGGGAGTTTAGGTCTTTGGTAGATAAGGATATAGAGAGAGTTGCATTTGTTGGTTCTATTGGAGTTTGTCAGCCTTTTGCTGAATTATTTGGCTATGCGATAAGAGATAAAGAATGTTACTTTATTCCGGATGGAAACTTAGATAAGGTTAAAAAACTTGTTATTAAAGATGTAGGCATGCAGATGGAAGATTTTAAAAGCTTAGATAAAGTAGATGCCGTTGTTTTGTTTGGTGGTTTAGCAATGCCAAAGTATGGAGTTGAGATAGATAAAATCAAAGAATTAATAAAAAAACTATCTCCTAAAAAAGTTATTGGAGTTTGTTTTATGAGCATTTTCCAAAAGGCTGGATGGGATAAAGAAATTGATTTTGACTACCTAATAGATGGCTTTATTAAAATAAATATTTATGGCAGAGATTAA
- a CDS encoding AI-2E family transporter: MRFEEFKYLRKGVIVGLLIMLLYILWPFIDVLAYSCAFAYMALPIYNLLRKKFNKTISAGLAISIYIVPIMVITIYTILTFMEIILSFNTKSIEPYINEILSIYNSFMLERIIDNGQFLTKYIDEFVKYLINQVSGKIVDIGYLIIKAIMVLFLTFYFLRDGDKVKNLIISFVPDEYKEKMRIYLSYLHDSYKNLFISCVSLSIIITILSYIGYLIVAVPYAELFAIITGIFALLPILGGWMVYISIAIYFFLMHDYTKAVFMFIYGELFLSIAPDFVIRPYLVKKEVDIHPVLVVIAFLMAPLSLGLSGFAIGPLVVGALNAFYLAKYRDKKI, from the coding sequence ATGAGATTTGAGGAATTTAAATATCTTAGGAAGGGAGTTATTGTTGGATTGTTAATAATGTTGTTATATATACTTTGGCCATTTATTGATGTTTTAGCTTATTCCTGTGCCTTTGCATATATGGCTTTACCAATATATAATTTATTAAGAAAAAAGTTTAATAAAACTATATCAGCAGGTTTAGCAATTAGCATATACATCGTTCCAATTATGGTAATCACAATATATACCATACTCACGTTCATGGAAATTATACTATCATTTAATACCAAATCTATAGAGCCATATATAAATGAAATTCTCTCCATATATAATTCTTTTATGTTAGAAAGAATTATTGACAATGGACAATTCCTTACGAAGTATATTGATGAATTTGTAAAATATCTGATTAACCAAGTTTCTGGAAAGATTGTTGATATTGGCTATTTAATAATTAAGGCGATTATGGTTTTATTCTTAACATTCTACTTTTTGAGAGATGGGGATAAAGTTAAAAATTTAATAATTTCATTTGTGCCTGATGAATATAAAGAAAAGATGAGAATTTATTTAAGTTATCTTCATGACTCCTATAAAAATTTGTTTATAAGCTGTGTTTCGCTTTCTATAATTATAACCATCCTATCATACATTGGATATCTCATCGTTGCTGTGCCGTATGCAGAGTTATTTGCAATAATAACTGGAATATTTGCCCTGCTACCAATATTAGGGGGATGGATGGTGTATATCTCAATAGCCATATATTTCTTTCTAATGCATGACTATACTAAGGCAGTTTTTATGTTTATTTATGGAGAGCTCTTCCTTTCTATAGCACCGGATTTTGTTATAAGACCTTATTTAGTCAAAAAAGAAGTGGATATTCACCCAGTTCTTGTAGTCATTGCATTTTTAATGGCTCCTCTCTCATTAGGACTTAGTGGATTTGCTATAGGTCCATTGGTTGTTGGAGCTTTAAACGCATTTTATTTAGCAAAATACAGGGATAAAAAAATCTAA
- a CDS encoding ADP-ribosylglycohydrolase family protein, with translation MANIKDKIFGSVFGAVIGDALGMPTENLTKEEIKKLYGFVDNYVEPKNYLSGKLNKGEWTDDTEQAICLIKSLTKEGVDIKKFAKCLIAWRNKNPPDIGLTSLMAIEKLMKNDYSGVDSSSCGAAMRIYPLGIVFYNNLNKLKEEVIKASKITHNNKTAIAGALAIAFFVSRALKDKKDFNLLDECYNYIKDIDEEFAKKLLEIKNFRDIDKAHNYFGTGVKTEEVVPSAIATYLLTDNFKEGMLKCINAGGDTDSLASMYGAMAGAYYGFKSIPKEWIEGLKNKEVIFELAEKLYYLISK, from the coding sequence ATGGCAAATATAAAAGATAAAATCTTTGGCTCTGTCTTTGGGGCAGTTATTGGAGATGCCTTAGGTATGCCAACTGAAAATCTAACAAAGGAAGAGATAAAAAAGCTGTATGGATTTGTAGATAACTACGTTGAGCCAAAAAACTACCTATCTGGAAAATTAAACAAAGGAGAATGGACAGATGACACTGAACAAGCTATCTGCCTAATAAAAAGCTTAACAAAAGAAGGCGTTGATATAAAAAAATTTGCAAAGTGCTTAATAGCATGGAGAAACAAAAATCCTCCAGATATTGGTTTAACTTCATTAATGGCTATTGAAAAGCTCATGAAAAATGATTACTCTGGAGTTGATAGCAGTAGTTGTGGAGCGGCGATGAGAATCTATCCATTAGGAATTGTTTTTTACAACAACCTAAACAAACTAAAAGAAGAGGTTATAAAGGCATCAAAAATAACTCACAACAACAAAACAGCAATTGCTGGAGCTTTAGCTATAGCATTCTTTGTTAGTAGAGCATTAAAGGACAAAAAAGACTTCAACTTATTAGATGAATGCTACAACTACATAAAAGACATAGATGAAGAGTTTGCTAAAAAACTATTAGAGATTAAAAACTTTAGAGATATAGATAAAGCACACAACTACTTTGGAACCGGTGTAAAAACCGAAGAAGTAGTTCCTTCAGCTATAGCAACCTATTTATTAACAGACAACTTCAAAGAAGGTATGTTAAAATGCATAAATGCTGGAGGAGATACTGATAGCTTAGCCTCTATGTATGGAGCTATGGCTGGAGCTTATTATGGTTTTAAAAGCATTCCAAAAGAATGGATTGAAGGTTTAAAAAATAAAGAAGTTATTTTTGAACTTGCTGAGAAATTGTATTATCTGATTTCTAAATAA
- a CDS encoding DUF4013 domain-containing protein — protein sequence MGKFEEYVTNSLTLSSLLVIGGFGFLIALIISFIVDGYYVRVMKTTVENYDILPDWDNVADLLKRGFLYWIGVVILLIIFMIVPILL from the coding sequence ATGGGAAAATTTGAGGAGTATGTAACCAACTCTTTAACGTTATCGTCTTTATTAGTCATTGGAGGTTTTGGATTTTTAATTGCGTTAATTATAAGTTTTATAGTTGATGGCTACTATGTTAGAGTAATGAAAACAACTGTTGAAAATTATGATATCCTCCCTGACTGGGACAATGTTGCTGATTTACTTAAAAGAGGTTTTTTATATTGGATTGGAGTTGTTATACTCTTAATAATCTTTATGATTGTACCAATATTGTTATAG
- a CDS encoding ABC transporter substrate-binding protein, whose protein sequence is MKKVYMLVALLVSSLVLLAGCVQNETSEVPTLTVAYLPTDHHAALFVACDNPDLFKDKYGIYLKAVKDKEEYELYKGDKKIANVKLVLISTGGADIMNLMSQGKVDVALVGIPPVIFYIDKGTDAKIIMNLHTEGSAVVVRKDIPANNWKEFINWIKEQHKEGKQVKIGYPLPTSIQYVMIRDALKAENITYTEDSNDKSAMVLLINCKGQKTMPQMLAQKQLDAVIAWEPTPEIIKSENIGKVIIYSGDLPSATGGKWTDHPCCCLAASENALKNKREAVITFAKLLKDATDEINKNKELAVKSSVKWLGTDEAIEKDSIEHIKFDYRLEPIIPQVIKFVEAMKLQGLINGKLKDVSSEDAKNLIFDLQTYNEIIKN, encoded by the coding sequence ATGAAAAAGGTTTATATGTTAGTGGCTCTGCTGGTCTCATCTTTAGTGCTATTGGCTGGATGTGTCCAAAACGAAACTTCAGAAGTCCCAACTTTGACAGTTGCATATTTGCCAACAGACCACCATGCAGCACTATTTGTTGCATGTGACAACCCAGATTTGTTTAAAGATAAGTATGGAATATACTTAAAAGCAGTTAAAGATAAAGAGGAATATGAGCTGTATAAAGGAGATAAAAAAATAGCAAATGTAAAGCTTGTGTTAATTAGTACTGGTGGAGCAGATATAATGAATTTGATGAGTCAGGGGAAAGTTGATGTAGCTTTAGTTGGAATTCCACCAGTAATATTCTATATTGATAAAGGGACTGACGCCAAGATTATAATGAACTTGCATACAGAGGGGTCTGCAGTAGTTGTTAGAAAGGATATTCCAGCAAACAACTGGAAAGAGTTTATTAATTGGATAAAAGAACAGCATAAAGAAGGAAAACAAGTTAAGATAGGATATCCACTGCCAACTTCAATTCAATATGTTATGATTAGAGATGCTTTAAAAGCTGAGAACATAACATATACTGAAGACTCTAACGATAAGAGTGCTATGGTTCTATTAATAAACTGCAAAGGGCAAAAGACAATGCCTCAAATGTTAGCTCAAAAGCAGTTAGATGCAGTTATTGCATGGGAACCAACACCTGAAATCATAAAGAGTGAAAATATTGGAAAAGTTATTATTTATAGTGGTGATTTACCAAGTGCTACAGGAGGAAAATGGACAGACCACCCATGCTGTTGTTTAGCCGCATCTGAAAATGCTTTAAAGAATAAGAGAGAAGCAGTTATAACATTTGCAAAACTCTTAAAAGATGCAACAGATGAAATCAACAAAAATAAAGAATTGGCTGTTAAATCATCAGTTAAATGGCTTGGAACTGATGAAGCAATTGAGAAAGATTCAATTGAACATATAAAGTTTGATTATAGATTAGAACCAATAATACCTCAAGTTATAAAATTCGTTGAAGCTATGAAACTCCAAGGATTAATAAATGGAAAGTTAAAAGATGTGTCATCAGAAGACGCTAAGAACTTAATATTTGACTTACAAACATATAATGAGATAATAAAGAATTAA
- the ribC gene encoding riboflavin synthase produces the protein MTKKVGIVDTTFARVDMASAAIKKLKELSPNIKIIRRTVPGIKDLPVACKKLLEEEGCDIVMALGMPGKAEKDKVCAHEASLGLMLAQLMTNKHIIEVFVHEDEAKDDKELDWLAKRRAEEHAENVYYLLFKPEYLTKMAGKGLRQGFEDAGPARE, from the coding sequence TTGACGAAAAAAGTGGGGATTGTAGATACGACATTTGCGAGAGTGGATATGGCCTCTGCAGCTATAAAAAAGTTAAAAGAGCTTTCTCCAAACATTAAAATCATCAGAAGGACTGTCCCTGGAATAAAGGATTTACCTGTAGCGTGTAAAAAGCTATTAGAAGAAGAGGGCTGTGACATAGTTATGGCTTTAGGAATGCCAGGAAAGGCAGAGAAAGATAAGGTTTGTGCTCATGAAGCGTCTCTTGGCTTAATGTTAGCCCAATTAATGACAAATAAGCATATAATTGAAGTATTTGTCCATGAGGACGAGGCAAAGGATGATAAAGAGTTGGATTGGTTGGCTAAAAGAAGGGCTGAAGAACATGCTGAAAATGTCTATTATTTATTATTTAAACCAGAGTATTTAACAAAAATGGCTGGTAAAGGATTGAGACAGGGCTTTGAAGATGCCGGGCCTGCAAGAGAGTAA
- a CDS encoding FAD/NAD(P)-binding protein, which yields MQVCIIGAGLSGSVLYRLLSEHGFYINIYDHVLVRGCKSMNFIFSSKNEILTVKKVLRTVNIDIKDYIIKEMKEVNIGGDNYYSNKKIYIINKSKLIEDLVPRTVVTNREFNPVIRRYTTKVIDTGVIVREFGTEAETKFYDLVVDASGCAKVLQLGSVYDKYKNDIKTCQFLIACENEESSEELDKLFIDEIKIHKGKPMIGYTWTTPIDNGLYHVGCAYYKNDHTLWTYLTKYTKKMFNSDYVRVCGCTSKINGNLISKSFIGGVYEKRCVAGVGESIGLTTPLGHGNIYAITSAYILSRFISKYDLDEAVLKYKDYIPKKFAELDKEKKAVRNFNVLRVTKLLKDYYNIPVHESIKIILKSLY from the coding sequence ATGCAAGTATGTATTATTGGAGCTGGATTGTCAGGGTCTGTATTGTATAGACTACTTTCAGAACATGGTTTTTACATAAATATTTATGACCATGTATTAGTTAGAGGTTGCAAAAGTATGAATTTTATATTCTCCAGTAAAAATGAGATTTTAACAGTAAAAAAGGTTTTAAGAACGGTGAATATAGATATTAAAGATTATATAATTAAAGAGATGAAGGAGGTAAATATTGGTGGAGATAACTATTACTCCAACAAAAAAATTTATATTATAAATAAATCCAAACTAATTGAAGATTTAGTGCCAAGAACCGTGGTTACGAATAGGGAATTTAATCCTGTTATAAGGAGATATACAACAAAAGTTATTGATACAGGAGTTATAGTGAGAGAATTTGGCACTGAGGCTGAAACTAAATTTTATGATTTGGTTGTCGATGCTTCTGGATGTGCTAAAGTACTTCAATTAGGTAGTGTGTATGATAAATACAAAAATGATATTAAAACATGTCAATTCTTAATAGCCTGTGAAAATGAGGAATCTTCAGAAGAGTTAGATAAATTGTTTATTGATGAAATAAAAATACATAAAGGAAAACCAATGATTGGTTATACTTGGACAACCCCTATAGATAACGGACTATATCATGTTGGATGTGCCTATTATAAAAATGACCATACACTATGGACATACTTAACAAAATACACCAAAAAAATGTTTAATAGTGATTATGTTAGAGTTTGTGGATGTACATCAAAAATAAATGGAAATTTAATTTCTAAGAGTTTTATAGGAGGAGTGTATGAAAAGAGGTGTGTCGCAGGTGTAGGGGAAAGTATAGGCTTAACAACACCCTTAGGTCATGGAAATATTTATGCAATCACATCTGCCTACATCTTATCAAGATTTATAAGTAAATACGACTTAGATGAAGCTGTGTTAAAATATAAAGACTACATACCAAAAAAATTTGCTGAATTAGATAAAGAAAAGAAAGCTGTGAGAAATTTTAATGTGTTAAGGGTTACAAAATTACTAAAGGATTACTATAATATACCAGTTCATGAATCTATTAAAATTATCCTTAAATCTCTCTACTAA
- the ribL gene encoding FAD synthase has product MEKKKIVVTAGTFDILHPGHYEILKFAKSLGDELIVIVARDETVKKLKGRKPIIPEEQRREMVEALKPVDKAVLGSLKNKLEPILKLKPDIIVLGPDQTTFDEETLKQELAKYNLYPEIVRFRGYKKCPFHSSFDIVKEIIRRFCSKEIKI; this is encoded by the coding sequence ATGGAAAAGAAAAAGATAGTAGTAACTGCAGGAACATTTGATATTCTTCACCCCGGACATTATGAGATATTAAAATTTGCTAAGAGTTTGGGAGATGAGTTAATAGTCATTGTTGCAAGAGACGAAACTGTAAAGAAATTAAAAGGCAGAAAACCAATAATCCCTGAAGAACAGAGAAGAGAAATGGTTGAAGCGTTAAAACCAGTTGACAAAGCAGTGTTGGGAAGTTTAAAAAATAAATTAGAGCCAATACTAAAGTTGAAGCCAGACATCATTGTTCTCGGTCCTGACCAAACGACATTTGATGAGGAAACATTAAAACAAGAACTTGCTAAATATAATTTATATCCTGAGATTGTTAGATTTAGAGGATATAAAAAATGCCCATTTCATAGTTCTTTTGATATAGTAAAAGAGATAATTAGGAGATTTTGCAGTAAAGAAATTAAAATTTAA